DNA from Phaeodactylum tricornutum CCAP 1055/1 PHATR_bd_49x36 genomic scaffold, whole genome shotgun sequence:
TTACAGAATCATCATGTCGAACAACGAACTGGATGATGCGGAGAATCGTCCGCCCGTTTACGCTAACGCGGCTTTCAACGGTCGCTTGCCCACCATCACGGGTCGCACCGTGGAGGACGTAGGTCGTAGCTCGAGGCGCGTGAGCGCAGCGACTGTCAATCTGGGCATATCCACCGATACCTGCACTGCTGTCGAAGTTGGTCGGGAAGTCATCTTTCATCATCGTTTGGTGCAGCAAGTTGCGGGTTCCGACGTTGCCCCAGCTTGGTTCCTTCCGGCGTTGCAGACGGCTTTGGCacccatccaaaacaacttGACGCAGCTCAAGGATGGCATGACGCAGCTCAAAGAAGACGTGACGCAGCTCAAAGAAGACGTGACACAGCTCAAAGAAGACGTGACGCAGCTCAAGGACCGCGTAGACCAAGTTGGCAAGGAAACTCTCGGTATCAAGAACGACGCGATTCGTCGGGACAACCAGCAACGCCGCACCTTTTGTCGCACCGTTGTGTGTCCTGTTGTCATTGAAGCTGGAGGACTTGTTGGTATTGGTGAGACCCCATCGGTCTTGCACTTTGGGATAGCAGAGGACACCTTTCGTAGTGTGAAAAGTCTTATGCAGCTCAACGGGTCGGATTTGGATCAAATCTACAACGTGTACCGTGAGGAGCCGCTTGCCCATCGTGTTGGACGAAGCACCATGTCACGCCGTNNNNNNNNNNNNNNNNNNNNNNNNNNNNNNNNNNNNNNNNNNNNNNNNNNNNNNNNNNNNNNNNNNNNNNNNNNNNNNNNNNNNNNNNNNNNNNNNNNNNNNNNNNNNNNNNNNNNNNNNNNNNNNNNNNNNNNNNNNNNNNNNNNNNNNNNNNNNNNNNNNNNNNNNNNNNNNNNNNNNNNNNNNNNNNNNNNNNNNNNNNNNNNNNNNNNNNNNNNNNNNNNNNNNNNNNNNNNNNNNNNNNNNNNNNNNNNNNNNNNNNNNNNNNNNNNNNNNNNNNNNNNNNNNNNNNNNNNNNNNNNNNNNNNNNNNNNNNNNNNNNNNNNNNNNNNNNNNNNNNNNNNNNNNNNNNNNNNNNNNNNNNNNNNNNNNNNNNNNNNNNNNNNNNNNNNNNNNNNNNNNNNNNNNNNNNNNNNNNNNNNNNNNNNNNNNNNNNNNNNNNNNNNNNNNNNNNNNNNNNNNNNNNNNNNNNNNNNNNNNNNNNNNNNNNNNNNNNNNNNNNNNNNNNNNNNNNNNNNNNNNNNNNNNNNNNNNNNNNNNNNNNNNNNNNNNNNNNNNNNNNNNNNNNNNNNNNNNNNNNNNNNNNNNNNNNNNNNNNNNNNNNNNNNNNNNNNNNNNNNNNNNNNNNNNNNNNNNNNNNNNNNNNNNNNNNNNNNNNNNNNNNNNNNNNNNNNNNNNNNNNNNNNNNNNNNNNNNNNNNNNNNNNNNNNNNNNNNNNNNNNNNNNNNNNNNNNNNNNNNNNNNNNNNNNNNNNNNNNNNNNNNNNNNNNNNNNNNNNNNNNNNNNNNNNNNNNNNNNNNNNNNNNNNNNNNNNNNNNNNNNNNNNNNNNNNNNNNNNNNNNNNNNNNNNNNNNNNNNNNNNNNNNNNNNNNNNNNNNNNNNNNNNNNNNNNNNNNNNNNNNNNNNNNNNNNNNNNNNNNNNNNNNNNNNNNNNNNNNNNNNNNNNNNNNNNNNNNNNNNNNNNNNNNNNNNNNNNNNNNNNNNNNNNNNNNNNNNNNNNNNNNNNNNNNNNNNNNNNNNNNNNNNNNNNNNNNNNNNNNNNNNNNNNNNNNNNNNNNNNNNNNNNNNNNNNNNNNNNNNNNNNNNNNNNNNNNNNNNNNNNNNNNNNNNNNNNNNNNNNNNNNNNNNNNNNNNNNNNNNNNNNNNNNNNNNNNNNNNNNNNNNNNNNNNNNNNNNNNNNNNNNNNNNNNNNNNNNNNNNNNNNNNNNNNNNNNNNNNNNNNNNNNNNNNNNNNNNNNNNNNNNNNNNNNNNNNNNNNNNNNNNNNNNNNNNNNNNNNNNNNNNNNNNNNNNNNNN
Protein-coding regions in this window:
- a CDS encoding predicted protein, with protein sequence MSNNELDDAENRPPVYANAAFNGRLPTITGRTVEDVGRSSRRVSAATVNLGISTDTCTAVEVGREVIFHHRLVQQVAGSDVAPAWFLPALQTALAPIQNNLTQLKDGMTQLKEDVTQLKEDVTQLKEDVTQLKDRVDQVGKETLGIKNDAIRRDNQQRRTFCRTVVCPVVIEAGGLVGIV